Proteins co-encoded in one Streptomyces sp. NBC_01283 genomic window:
- a CDS encoding alanine racemase, translating to MALTLYVDTARWRAHHKHVLEQFPGIVPVCKGNGYGFGHERLAEEATRFGSDVLAVGTTYEAARIKDWFSGDLLVLTPFRRGEEPVPLPDRVIRSVSSLDGVHGLVGARVVIEVMSSMKRHGVSEQELSQLHAAIEDVRLEGFAIHLPLDRTDGSDAVEEVIGWMDRLRAARLPLHTMFVSHLKANELARLQQQFPQTRFRARIGTHLWLGDHEATEYRGAVLDVTQVAKGDRFGYRQQKVASDGWLVVVAGGTSHGVGLEAPKALHGMVPRAKGVARAGLATVNRNLSPFVWGGKQRWFAEPPHMQVSILFVPSDAPEPKVGEELVAHLRHTTTQFDRIVDR from the coding sequence ATGGCGCTCACGCTCTATGTCGACACCGCGCGCTGGCGGGCACACCACAAGCACGTGCTGGAGCAGTTTCCGGGAATCGTCCCGGTCTGCAAGGGCAACGGCTACGGCTTCGGTCACGAGCGCCTCGCGGAAGAAGCGACCCGCTTCGGCTCCGACGTCCTCGCCGTCGGCACCACGTACGAAGCCGCCCGGATCAAGGACTGGTTCAGCGGTGATCTGCTGGTCCTGACCCCGTTCCGGCGGGGCGAGGAGCCCGTGCCGCTGCCCGACCGCGTCATCCGCTCCGTATCGTCCCTGGACGGCGTACACGGCCTCGTGGGCGCCCGCGTCGTCATCGAGGTCATGTCCTCGATGAAGCGGCACGGCGTGAGCGAGCAGGAGCTCTCACAGCTGCACGCGGCCATCGAGGACGTACGGCTCGAGGGCTTCGCGATCCACCTGCCGCTGGACCGCACCGACGGCTCGGATGCCGTCGAGGAGGTCATCGGCTGGATGGACCGGCTGCGTGCCGCCCGTCTTCCACTGCACACGATGTTCGTCAGCCACCTCAAGGCGAACGAACTCGCCCGCCTGCAGCAGCAGTTCCCGCAGACGCGCTTCCGCGCCCGCATCGGCACGCATCTGTGGCTGGGTGACCACGAGGCCACCGAGTACCGCGGCGCCGTCCTGGACGTCACGCAGGTGGCCAAGGGCGACCGCTTCGGCTACCGCCAGCAGAAGGTCGCATCCGACGGCTGGCTGGTCGTCGTCGCGGGCGGCACCTCGCACGGCGTCGGCCTGGAGGCCCCGAAGGCACTGCACGGCATGGTGCCGCGGGCGAAGGGCGTGGCCCGCGCGGGCCTCGCGACCGTCAACCGCAACCTCTCGCCGTTCGTCTGGGGCGGCAAGCAGCGCTGGTTCGCGGAGCCGCCGCACATGCAGGTCTCCATCCTCTTCGTGCCCTCGGACGCACCCGAGCCGAAGGTGGGCGAGGAGCTGGTGGCCCACCTGCGGCACACCACCACGCAGTTCGACCGCATCGTCGACCGCTGA
- a CDS encoding MATE family efflux transporter: MTQAPAATKAARRQHDREIIALAVPAFGALVAEPLFVMADSAIVGHLGTAQLAGLGVASALLTTAVSVFVFLAYATTAAVARRVGAGDLQAAIRQGMDGIWLALLLGAAVIAVVLPAAPAIVELFGASNTAAPYAITYLRISSLGIPAMLVVLASTGVLRGLQDTKTPLYVAIGGFVANGVLNVALVYGAGLGIAGSAWGTVIAQCAMAAVYLFVVVRGAKRHGASLRPDAAGIRACAQAGAPLLVRTLSLRAILMIATAVAARLGDADVAAHQIILSLWSLLAFALDAIAIAGQAIIGRYLGANDPQGARDVCRRMVQWGIASGVVLGVLVVLARPLFIPLFSSDSVVQDAALPALVVVAISQPICGIVYVLDGVLMGAGDGPYLAWAMLVTLAVFAPVALLVPTLGGGLTAVWAAMALMMAVRMVTLWLRTRSGHWIVTGATR; this comes from the coding sequence ATGACACAGGCTCCCGCGGCGACCAAGGCCGCTCGGCGACAGCATGACCGAGAGATCATCGCCCTCGCCGTTCCCGCCTTCGGCGCACTTGTCGCCGAGCCTCTCTTCGTGATGGCCGACAGCGCCATCGTGGGCCACCTCGGCACCGCGCAACTGGCCGGACTCGGCGTGGCCTCGGCGCTCCTCACCACCGCCGTGAGCGTCTTCGTCTTCCTCGCCTACGCGACCACGGCAGCCGTCGCCCGCCGGGTGGGCGCCGGAGATCTCCAGGCCGCCATCCGTCAGGGCATGGACGGCATCTGGCTGGCCCTCCTGCTCGGTGCCGCCGTCATCGCCGTCGTCCTGCCCGCCGCACCCGCGATCGTGGAGCTCTTCGGCGCATCGAACACCGCAGCCCCGTACGCGATCACATATCTGCGCATCTCCTCGCTCGGCATCCCCGCCATGCTCGTCGTACTCGCCTCCACCGGTGTCCTGCGCGGACTGCAGGACACGAAGACCCCGCTGTACGTGGCGATCGGCGGCTTCGTCGCCAACGGCGTCCTGAACGTGGCCCTCGTCTACGGCGCCGGCCTGGGCATCGCCGGTTCCGCCTGGGGCACCGTCATCGCCCAGTGCGCGATGGCCGCCGTGTACCTCTTCGTCGTCGTCCGCGGAGCCAAGCGCCACGGCGCCTCCCTGCGCCCCGACGCCGCCGGCATCAGGGCCTGCGCCCAAGCGGGCGCCCCGCTTCTCGTCCGTACGCTCTCGCTGCGGGCGATCCTGATGATCGCGACCGCGGTGGCGGCCCGCCTCGGCGACGCCGATGTGGCCGCCCACCAGATCATCCTGTCCCTGTGGAGCCTGCTGGCCTTCGCCCTCGACGCCATCGCCATCGCCGGCCAGGCGATCATCGGCCGCTACCTGGGCGCGAACGATCCCCAGGGCGCCCGCGACGTCTGCCGCCGCATGGTGCAGTGGGGCATCGCCTCGGGGGTCGTGCTCGGCGTGCTGGTCGTCCTGGCCAGGCCGCTGTTCATCCCGCTCTTCTCCAGCGACTCCGTCGTCCAGGACGCGGCCCTGCCCGCACTTGTGGTGGTGGCCATCTCGCAGCCGATCTGCGGCATCGTCTACGTCCTCGACGGCGTCCTGATGGGAGCGGGAGACGGCCCGTATCTGGCCTGGGCGATGCTGGTCACACTGGCGGTCTTCGCTCCGGTGGCGCTCCTCGTGCCCACCCTGGGTGGCGGACTGACCGCCGTCTGGGCAGCGATGGCCCTGATGATGGCGGTCCGCATGGTGACCCTCTGGCTGCGCACACGCTCCGGCCACTGGATCGTCACCGGCGCCACCCGCTGA
- the rpsF gene encoding 30S ribosomal protein S6, whose protein sequence is MRHYEVMVILDPDLEERAVSPLIENFLSVVREGNGKVEKVDTWGRRRLSYEIKKKPEGIYSVIDLQAEPAVVKELDRQMNLNESVLRTKVLRPETH, encoded by the coding sequence ATGCGTCACTACGAAGTGATGGTCATCCTCGACCCCGATCTCGAGGAGCGCGCTGTCTCCCCGTTGATCGAGAACTTCCTCTCCGTCGTCCGTGAGGGCAACGGAAAGGTCGAGAAGGTCGACACCTGGGGCCGTCGTCGTCTCTCGTACGAGATCAAGAAGAAGCCCGAGGGCATCTACTCGGTCATCGACCTGCAGGCCGAGCCTGCGGTCGTCAAGGAGCTCGACCGCCAGATGAACCTGAACGAGTCGGTCCTCCGGACCAAGGTCCTCCGTCCCGAGACCCACTGA
- a CDS encoding serine hydrolase domain-containing protein, with product MTSPREELLPTTRRALLHRVATAQAEGRAPSLVASVFRDGELVWTEGRTCVEGHAPDEDVQYRIGSITKTFTAVLVMRLRDEGALDLSDPLDKHLPGTAAGDVTIAELLAHTSGLAAETPGEWWERTPASQRPELGDVLGEQPFKHPTGRRFHYSNPGYTLLGSLIEALRGDSWEAVLRREILEPLGLDRTSAQPQAPHAGGWAVHPWADVMMPEPAEDLGLMAPAGQLWSTTADLGRFAAFLLEGDDRVLSADTVQEMRAPASPMGPGDWDVTYGLGTQLIRGDGRTLVGHGGSLPGFMAGLWASEADGLVAITLTNCTSGPAVTALAFDLLKIVADAEPRIPKAWRPLRELDEGLLELAGPWYWGTSTFVLRPKADGALELTPLTGYGRGSGFRPDGHGAWTGLDGYFAGERLQAVRRPNGSVSHLDLGSFFFTREPYDAGTPVPGGVDPEGWRGLPL from the coding sequence ATGACATCACCGCGTGAAGAGTTGCTTCCCACCACCCGTCGAGCCCTGCTGCACCGTGTCGCCACCGCACAGGCGGAGGGGCGGGCGCCCTCGCTCGTCGCCTCGGTGTTCAGGGACGGCGAGTTGGTGTGGACCGAGGGGCGCACCTGCGTCGAGGGGCACGCGCCCGACGAGGACGTCCAGTACCGCATCGGCTCGATCACCAAGACCTTCACCGCCGTGCTGGTGATGCGGCTGCGCGACGAGGGCGCCCTCGACCTTTCCGACCCCTTGGACAAGCACCTTCCGGGTACTGCCGCAGGTGACGTCACCATCGCGGAACTCCTCGCGCATACCAGTGGGTTGGCGGCGGAGACCCCCGGTGAGTGGTGGGAGCGTACGCCCGCGTCGCAGCGCCCCGAGCTCGGGGATGTTCTCGGCGAGCAGCCCTTCAAGCACCCCACCGGGCGCCGGTTCCACTACTCCAACCCGGGCTATACGTTGCTCGGTTCGCTGATCGAGGCGCTGCGGGGGGACTCCTGGGAAGCCGTGCTGCGTCGCGAGATCCTGGAGCCGCTGGGCCTGGACCGTACGAGTGCGCAGCCGCAGGCCCCGCATGCGGGTGGCTGGGCCGTCCACCCGTGGGCGGACGTGATGATGCCCGAGCCCGCCGAGGACCTGGGCCTCATGGCTCCGGCCGGGCAGCTGTGGTCCACGACGGCGGACCTGGGACGCTTCGCTGCCTTCCTGCTGGAGGGCGACGACCGGGTCCTGTCCGCCGACACGGTGCAGGAGATGCGGGCGCCCGCGTCGCCTATGGGCCCGGGGGACTGGGACGTGACGTACGGCCTGGGGACGCAGCTGATCCGTGGGGACGGGCGCACTCTGGTCGGGCACGGGGGCTCGCTGCCGGGCTTCATGGCCGGACTGTGGGCGAGTGAGGCGGACGGCCTGGTGGCGATCACGCTGACCAATTGCACCTCCGGCCCTGCCGTGACGGCTCTGGCCTTCGACCTGCTGAAGATCGTCGCCGATGCCGAGCCCCGTATCCCCAAGGCCTGGCGCCCCCTGCGCGAGCTGGACGAGGGTCTGCTGGAGCTGGCGGGTCCCTGGTACTGGGGGACGAGCACTTTCGTACTGCGACCGAAGGCCGACGGAGCGCTCGAGCTGACGCCCCTCACGGGCTATGGCCGTGGTTCGGGATTCCGGCCGGACGGTCACGGCGCCTGGACCGGGCTCGACGGCTACTTCGCCGGGGAGCGGCTGCAGGCGGTGCGGCGGCCCAACGGTTCGGTGAGCCATCTCGACCTGGGGTCGTTCTTCTTCACCCGGGAGCCGTACGACGCCGGGACGCCCGTGCCGGGCGGAGTGGACCCGGAGGGATGGCGCGGGCTTCCCTTGTAG
- a CDS encoding N-acetyltransferase family protein — protein sequence MGDLEIRPAVADDIPAIVEMLADDPLGSARESPDDLTPYLAAFERLAVDPNQHQVVAVREGRVVGTLQLTIVPGLSRKGALRSIIEGVRVHADERGSGLGTRFIEWAVDESRRQGCQLVQLTSDATRTDARRFYERLGFTASHVGFKLQL from the coding sequence ATGGGAGATCTTGAGATACGCCCGGCAGTCGCCGACGACATCCCCGCCATCGTGGAGATGCTCGCCGACGACCCTCTGGGCAGCGCGCGCGAGTCGCCGGACGACCTCACTCCGTACCTCGCCGCGTTCGAACGCCTTGCAGTAGACCCGAACCAGCATCAGGTCGTCGCCGTGCGCGAGGGCCGCGTCGTCGGCACGCTCCAGCTCACGATCGTTCCGGGCCTGTCCCGGAAGGGAGCGCTTCGGTCGATCATCGAGGGCGTACGCGTCCACGCCGACGAACGCGGCAGCGGTCTCGGCACCCGCTTCATCGAGTGGGCCGTCGATGAATCCCGGCGGCAGGGATGCCAGTTGGTGCAGCTGACCTCGGATGCCACCCGTACCGACGCCCGCCGCTTCTACGAGCGGCTCGGGTTCACGGCATCGCATGTGGGCTTCAAGCTGCAGCTCTGA
- the rpsR gene encoding 30S ribosomal protein S18: MAKPPVRKPKKKVCAFCKDKVTYVDYKDTNMLRKFISDRGKIRARRVTGNCTQHQRDVATAVKNSREMALLPYTSTAR; this comes from the coding sequence ATGGCGAAGCCGCCTGTGCGCAAGCCTAAGAAGAAGGTCTGCGCATTCTGCAAGGACAAGGTCACGTACGTGGACTACAAGGACACGAACATGCTGCGGAAGTTCATTTCCGACCGCGGCAAGATCCGTGCCCGCCGCGTGACCGGCAACTGCACGCAGCACCAGCGTGACGTCGCCACGGCCGTGAAGAACAGCCGTGAGATGGCGCTGCTGCCCTACACGTCCACCGCGCGATAA
- a CDS encoding single-stranded DNA-binding protein, producing the protein MAGETVITVVGNLVDDPELRFTPSGAAVAKFRVASTPRTFDRQTNEWKDGESLFLTCSVWRQAAENVAESLQRGMRVVVQGRLKQRSYEDREGIKRTVYELDVEEVGASLKNATAKVTKTTGRGGQGGGFGGGGGGQQGGGNWGGGSGGGQPQGGGGAPADDPWATGAPAGGGQQQGGGGGWGGSSGGSGGSGGGYSDEPPF; encoded by the coding sequence ATGGCAGGCGAGACCGTCATCACGGTCGTCGGCAATCTTGTCGACGACCCCGAGCTGCGCTTCACCCCCTCCGGTGCGGCGGTCGCGAAGTTCCGTGTCGCGTCCACTCCCCGCACCTTCGACCGCCAGACCAATGAGTGGAAGGACGGCGAAAGCCTCTTCCTCACCTGCTCGGTCTGGCGTCAGGCGGCGGAGAACGTCGCGGAGTCGCTTCAGCGAGGCATGCGCGTCGTCGTGCAGGGCCGGTTGAAGCAGCGGTCCTACGAGGACCGTGAGGGCATCAAGCGCACGGTCTACGAGCTGGACGTCGAGGAAGTCGGCGCCAGCTTGAAGAACGCCACGGCCAAGGTCACCAAGACCACCGGTCGCGGTGGCCAGGGTGGCGGATTCGGCGGCGGTGGCGGCGGCCAGCAGGGCGGCGGCAACTGGGGCGGCGGCTCCGGTGGCGGTCAGCCTCAGGGTGGCGGCGGTGCTCCCGCCGACGACCCCTGGGCGACCGGTGCGCCGGCCGGCGGCGGCCAGCAGCAGGGCGGCGGCGGTGGCTGGGGCGGAAGCTCCGGTGGCTCCGGCGGCTCTGGCGGCGGCTACTCGGACGAGCCCCCCTTCTAG
- a CDS encoding NADPH:quinone reductase — MKSVIRTAAGGPEVLQLVERPVPEPGPDEVRVRVHVSGVNPTDWRSRRRALPTGMNWQVPHQDGAGVIDAVGSQIDPARVGQRVWIWEAAWERPWGTAQQYTLVPDRHAVALPDHAPFELGAALGIPALTAHRALTVHDGGPGRIAPGTLEGLTVLVAGGAGAVGNAAIQLARWAGARVITTVSSPAKAALAHAAGAHRAVNYRTQDAAAEILAFAPNGADIIVEVAPGANTALDIAVAAQGAVVAYYSGGEGEQLSIPVLSSLAANLRWQSVFVYTVPPAAKQQALTDVTAAVDAGALRVGEEAGMPLHRFPLEHTAKAHAALEEGVVGKVLLDIP, encoded by the coding sequence ATGAAGTCCGTCATCCGGACGGCTGCCGGCGGACCCGAGGTCCTGCAGCTCGTCGAGCGTCCGGTGCCCGAGCCCGGCCCGGACGAGGTACGGGTCCGTGTGCACGTCTCGGGCGTCAACCCCACCGACTGGCGTAGCCGCAGGCGCGCACTGCCGACGGGCATGAACTGGCAGGTGCCCCACCAGGACGGTGCCGGGGTGATCGATGCCGTCGGTTCACAGATCGACCCGGCGCGGGTCGGGCAGCGGGTGTGGATCTGGGAGGCGGCATGGGAGCGGCCCTGGGGAACGGCACAGCAGTACACGCTGGTGCCCGACCGGCATGCCGTCGCCCTGCCTGACCATGCCCCGTTCGAGCTCGGTGCGGCCCTGGGCATTCCGGCCCTGACCGCCCACCGCGCACTGACCGTTCATGACGGCGGGCCGGGGCGCATCGCACCCGGCACCCTGGAAGGCTTGACGGTCCTGGTGGCAGGCGGCGCGGGCGCGGTCGGCAACGCGGCCATCCAACTCGCCCGCTGGGCCGGGGCGCGTGTCATCACCACAGTCAGCAGCCCAGCCAAGGCAGCGCTGGCACACGCGGCCGGTGCCCACCGCGCGGTCAACTACCGCACGCAGGACGCGGCAGCGGAGATCCTGGCCTTCGCCCCCAACGGCGCCGACATCATCGTGGAGGTCGCGCCCGGCGCCAACACCGCTCTCGACATCGCGGTGGCCGCCCAGGGTGCTGTGGTGGCCTACTACTCGGGCGGCGAGGGCGAACAGCTCTCCATCCCGGTGCTCTCCTCGCTGGCGGCGAACCTGCGCTGGCAGAGCGTTTTCGTCTACACCGTGCCGCCCGCCGCGAAGCAGCAGGCGCTCACCGACGTCACGGCAGCCGTGGACGCGGGCGCCCTGCGCGTGGGTGAGGAGGCCGGAATGCCACTACACCGCTTCCCCCTGGAACACACAGCCAAAGCCCACGCGGCGCTCGAAGAGGGCGTGGTCGGGAAGGTCCTGCTCGACATCCCGTGA
- a CDS encoding dihydrofolate reductase family protein produces the protein MRKLIYGMNLTLDGYIAAAGDDIGWGGPPSQELFQWWLDHEQASGLSLYGRKLWETMSSYWPTGDQQPNATPAEIEFARNWRDTPKVVFSSTIDKVDWNTRLVTGDAIAEITRLKAEDGGPMNIGGATLAGAAMRAGLIDEYVIAAHPVLVGGGTPFFTALDSWVNLNLVETRTLTGGVVLTRYETRR, from the coding sequence ATGCGGAAACTGATCTACGGCATGAACCTGACCCTGGACGGCTACATCGCCGCGGCCGGCGACGACATCGGCTGGGGCGGGCCGCCGAGCCAGGAGCTGTTCCAGTGGTGGCTCGACCACGAGCAGGCAAGTGGCCTGTCGCTGTACGGGCGCAAGCTATGGGAGACGATGAGCTCCTACTGGCCGACCGGCGACCAGCAGCCCAACGCCACCCCGGCGGAGATCGAGTTCGCGCGGAACTGGCGGGACACGCCGAAGGTGGTGTTCTCCTCGACGATCGACAAGGTCGACTGGAACACCCGCCTGGTCACCGGCGACGCGATCGCCGAGATCACCCGGCTGAAGGCCGAGGACGGCGGCCCGATGAACATCGGTGGCGCGACGCTCGCCGGGGCGGCCATGCGCGCCGGGCTGATCGACGAGTACGTGATCGCCGCCCATCCGGTCCTGGTGGGAGGCGGCACGCCGTTCTTCACCGCGCTGGACAGCTGGGTGAACCTGAACCTGGTGGAGACGCGGACGCTTACCGGCGGCGTGGTCCTGACCAGGTACGAGACGAGGCGCTGA
- a CDS encoding lipid II:glycine glycyltransferase FemX, with product MSLTLRTISREQHLAYIQSLPSASHCQVPAWADVKSEWRSENLGWFDDRTGELVGAGLVLYRQLPKVKRYLAYLPEGPVINWYAPNLDDWLQPMLAHLKRQGAFSVKMGPPVVIRRWGAPAIKSGIQNPDVKRLRDVEASHIEPRAFEVSDRLRKMGWQQGEDGGAGFGDVQPRYVFQVPLANRSLDEVLKGFNQLWRRNIKKAEKAGVEVVQGGYEDLAEWQRLYEITAIRDKFRPRPLGYFQQMWRALNSEDPNRMRLYFARHNGVNLSAATMLVVGGHVWYSYGASDNIGREVRPSNAMQWRMLRDAYALGATVYDLRGISDSLDETDHLFGLIQFKVGTGGEAVEYIGEWDFPLNKLLHKALDIYMSRR from the coding sequence ATGAGTCTGACCCTGAGGACCATCAGTCGCGAGCAGCATCTGGCGTATATCCAGAGCCTGCCGTCGGCGAGTCATTGCCAGGTCCCGGCATGGGCGGATGTGAAGAGTGAATGGCGTTCGGAGAACCTGGGCTGGTTCGACGACCGGACCGGCGAACTCGTCGGTGCGGGCCTGGTGCTCTACCGACAGCTGCCCAAGGTGAAGCGTTACCTCGCTTACCTTCCCGAGGGCCCGGTCATCAATTGGTACGCACCGAACCTGGACGACTGGCTGCAGCCGATGCTCGCGCATCTGAAGCGGCAGGGCGCCTTCTCCGTGAAGATGGGCCCGCCGGTCGTCATCCGGCGCTGGGGCGCTCCCGCGATCAAGTCGGGCATCCAGAACCCTGACGTGAAGCGACTGCGGGACGTCGAGGCCTCGCACATCGAGCCGCGTGCCTTCGAGGTCTCCGACCGGCTGCGGAAGATGGGCTGGCAGCAGGGCGAGGACGGCGGCGCCGGCTTCGGTGACGTACAGCCGCGTTATGTCTTCCAGGTTCCGCTGGCCAACCGCTCCCTGGACGAAGTCCTCAAGGGCTTCAACCAGCTGTGGCGACGCAATATCAAGAAGGCCGAGAAGGCCGGCGTCGAGGTCGTCCAGGGCGGTTACGAGGACCTCGCCGAATGGCAGCGCCTTTACGAGATCACCGCGATCCGCGACAAGTTCCGTCCGAGGCCGCTGGGTTACTTCCAGCAGATGTGGCGGGCCCTCAACTCCGAGGATCCCAACCGCATGCGGCTGTACTTCGCGCGGCACAACGGCGTGAACCTGTCCGCGGCGACCATGCTCGTCGTCGGCGGGCATGTCTGGTACTCCTACGGCGCTTCGGACAACATCGGCCGTGAGGTCAGGCCCTCGAACGCGATGCAGTGGCGGATGCTCCGGGACGCCTACGCGCTCGGCGCCACCGTCTATGACTTGCGGGGCATCTCCGACTCTCTGGACGAGACGGACCACCTCTTCGGACTGATTCAGTTCAAGGTGGGCACGGGTGGAGAGGCTGTCGAGTACATCGGCGAGTGGGACTTCCCGCTCAACAAGCTGCTCCACAAGGCGCTCGACATCTACATGTCGCGCCGCTGA
- the rplI gene encoding 50S ribosomal protein L9 — translation MKIILTHEVSGLGAAGEVVDVKDGYARNYLIPRSFAIRWTKGGEKDVEQIRRARKIHEIATIEQANEVKAKLEGVKVRLAVRSGDAGRLFGSVTPADVASAIEAAGGPKIDKRRVELGSPIKTLGAHATSVRLHPEVAAQVNIEVVSA, via the coding sequence ATGAAGATCATCCTCACCCACGAGGTCTCCGGCCTCGGTGCCGCCGGCGAGGTCGTAGACGTCAAGGACGGCTACGCCCGCAACTACCTGATCCCGCGGAGCTTTGCGATCCGCTGGACCAAGGGTGGCGAGAAGGACGTCGAGCAGATCCGTCGTGCTCGCAAGATCCACGAGATCGCGACCATCGAGCAGGCCAACGAGGTCAAGGCCAAGCTCGAGGGCGTCAAGGTCCGTCTGGCCGTCCGCTCCGGCGACGCCGGTCGTCTCTTCGGTTCCGTCACCCCGGCTGACGTCGCTTCGGCGATCGAGGCCGCTGGTGGTCCGAAGATCGACAAGCGTCGTGTCGAGCTGGGCTCGCCGATCAAGACGCTGGGCGCCCACGCGACGTCCGTGCGTCTGCACCCCGAGGTTGCCGCTCAGGTCAACATCGAGGTCGTCTCCGCCTAA
- the dnaB gene encoding replicative DNA helicase produces the protein MSISEPLDDPWADSGPSDRLPASRQRRDGGRGRDDQHDRGREGGGWDGGGTAFERVPPQDLDAEQSVLGGMLLSKDAIADVVEVLKGHDFYRPAHETIYTAILDLYAKGEPADPITAAAELTKRGEITKVGGASYLHTLVQTVPTAANAEYYAEIVHERAVLRRLVEAGTRITQMGYAADGDVDEIVNSAQAEIYAVTEQRTSEDYLPLGDIMEGALDEIEAIGSRSGEMTGVPTGFTDFDSLTNGLHPGQMIVIAARPAMGKSTLALDFARAASIKHNLPSVIFSLEMGRNEIAMRLLSAEARVALHHMRSGTMTDEDWTRLARRMPEVSAAPLYIDDSPNLSMMEIRAKCRRLKQRADIKMVIIDYLQLMQSGGSKRAESRQQEVSDMSRNLKLLAKELEVPVIALSQLNRGPEQRTDKKPQVSDLRESGSIEQDADMVILLHREDAYEKESPRAGEADIIVGKHRNGPTATITVAFQGHYSRFVDMAQT, from the coding sequence GTGAGTATTTCCGAGCCCTTGGACGACCCCTGGGCCGACAGCGGTCCCAGTGACCGTCTGCCCGCCTCCCGACAGCGTCGTGACGGAGGCAGAGGACGCGACGATCAGCACGACCGCGGCCGTGAAGGCGGCGGCTGGGACGGTGGTGGTACGGCCTTCGAGCGCGTACCGCCGCAGGATCTCGACGCCGAGCAGTCGGTGCTCGGCGGCATGCTGCTCTCCAAGGACGCCATCGCCGATGTCGTCGAGGTGCTCAAGGGCCACGATTTCTACCGGCCCGCGCACGAAACGATCTACACGGCGATCCTCGACCTGTACGCCAAGGGGGAGCCGGCCGACCCGATCACCGCGGCGGCCGAGCTCACCAAGCGCGGCGAGATCACCAAGGTCGGCGGGGCCTCGTATCTGCACACGCTGGTGCAGACGGTGCCGACGGCGGCGAACGCCGAGTACTACGCGGAGATCGTCCACGAGCGGGCGGTCCTGCGTCGCCTCGTGGAGGCGGGCACGCGCATCACCCAGATGGGATACGCGGCCGACGGCGACGTCGACGAGATCGTCAACAGCGCCCAGGCCGAGATCTACGCGGTCACCGAGCAGCGCACCAGCGAGGATTATCTGCCGCTCGGCGACATCATGGAGGGTGCGCTCGACGAGATCGAGGCGATCGGTTCGCGCAGCGGCGAGATGACCGGTGTGCCGACGGGCTTCACCGACTTCGACTCGCTGACGAACGGCCTCCACCCGGGCCAGATGATCGTCATCGCGGCCCGTCCCGCCATGGGTAAGTCCACCCTGGCGCTCGACTTCGCGCGCGCCGCGTCCATCAAGCACAACCTGCCCAGCGTCATCTTCTCCCTGGAAATGGGGCGCAACGAGATCGCGATGCGTCTGCTGTCCGCGGAGGCCCGGGTGGCGCTGCACCACATGCGCTCCGGCACGATGACGGACGAGGACTGGACGCGGCTCGCGCGCCGGATGCCCGAGGTCTCGGCGGCCCCGCTCTACATCGACGACTCCCCGAACCTGTCGATGATGGAGATCCGCGCGAAGTGCCGCCGCCTCAAGCAGCGCGCTGACATCAAGATGGTGATCATCGACTACCTGCAGCTGATGCAGTCCGGTGGTTCCAAGCGCGCCGAGAGCCGTCAGCAAGAGGTCTCGGACATGTCGCGAAACCTGAAGCTGCTCGCCAAGGAGCTCGAGGTCCCGGTCATCGCGCTCTCGCAGCTGAACCGTGGCCCCGAGCAGCGCACCGACAAGAAGCCCCAGGTCTCCGACCTGCGTGAATCCGGCTCGATCGAGCAGGACGCGGACATGGTGATCCTTCTGCACCGCGAGGACGCGTACGAGAAGGAGTCACCGCGCGCGGGCGAGGCGGACATCATCGTGGGCAAGCACCGTAACGGCCCGACGGCGACGATCACGGTCGCCTTCCAGGGGCACTACTCGCGCTTCGTGGACATGGCACAGACGTAG
- a CDS encoding MarR family winged helix-turn-helix transcriptional regulator, which produces MTATDPALTALAQGWCALSLLHGKIETHIERALQAKHDLSVREYSLLDVLSRQHDGEGGHLQMKQVADAVVLSQSATTRLVTRLEDRGLLSRYLCPTDRRGIYTDVSESGTALLAEARPTNDAALREALDEAALNPELTPLVRAVEAVRVPA; this is translated from the coding sequence ATGACAGCGACGGACCCCGCACTCACCGCCCTTGCGCAGGGCTGGTGCGCGCTCTCCCTGCTCCACGGGAAGATCGAGACCCACATCGAGCGCGCCCTGCAGGCCAAGCACGACCTAAGCGTGCGTGAGTACTCCCTGCTGGACGTCCTCAGCCGCCAGCACGACGGGGAGGGCGGCCATCTGCAGATGAAGCAGGTCGCCGACGCCGTCGTGCTCAGCCAGAGCGCCACCACGCGCCTGGTCACCCGGCTCGAGGACCGCGGGCTGCTGTCCCGCTACCTGTGCCCCACTGACCGCCGCGGCATCTACACGGACGTCAGCGAGTCGGGCACCGCACTCCTCGCCGAGGCGCGCCCCACGAATGACGCCGCATTGCGCGAGGCACTCGACGAGGCGGCGCTGAACCCGGAGCTCACTCCACTGGTCAGGGCCGTCGAAGCGGTGCGGGTCCCCGCGTAG